Proteins encoded together in one Camelina sativa cultivar DH55 chromosome 9, Cs, whole genome shotgun sequence window:
- the LOC104711446 gene encoding polyadenylate-binding protein-interacting protein 10, with protein MAVAENAGVKVDSSGQNLDNNNNNNTASSATETKPPCPDVDDDQSPKSDSSNPPSIDSAPETDDRINETSQKGQTLNGFSRNGFESTKSENGGENNGGSLKSEIKDLADAFSKLNPMAQEFVPPSLSRSQSGVLRNGLGFTNNFAALPKLVVADGTDHFPRRRRSFGQGKRRMNKRTSLAQKDDVIRRTVYVSDIDQQVTEENLAGVFINCGQVVDCRVCGDPNSVLRFAFIEFTNEEGARAALSMSGTVLGFYPLKVLPSKTAIAPVNPTFLPRSEDEREMCVRTVYCTNIDKRITQIDLKGFFEMFCGEVHRLRLGDYHHQTRIAFVEFALAESAIAALHCSGMFLGALPLRVSPSKTPVRPHFPRA; from the exons ATGGCTGTTGCTGAGAATGCTGGTGTCAAAGTGGACTCTTCTGGTCAGAAtttagacaacaacaacaacaacaacactgcTTCATCAGCTACCGAGACGAAGCCGCCATGTcctgatgttgatgatgatcagaGCCCTAAATCTGACTCATCGAATCCTCCTAGCATTGATTCGGCTCCAGAAACAGACGATCGGATCAATGAGACTTCTCAAAAGGGTCAGACTTTGAATGGGTTTAGCAGAAATGGTTTCGAGTCTACGAAATCGGAGAATGGTGGTGAGAACAATGGAGGTAGTCTCAAGAGTGAGATCAAAGATTTGGCTGATGCGTTTTCTAAGCTTAATCCGATGGCTCAGGAATTTGttcctccttctctttctcgAAGTCAATCTGGGGTTTTGAGGAATGGATTAGGGTTTACTAACAATTTTGCAGCGCTACCTAAACTTGTTGTTGCAGATGGGACTGATCATTTTCCTAGAAGG AGAAGGAGTTTTGGTCAAGGGAAGCGAAGAATGAACAAAAGGACAAGCTTGGCTCAGAAGGATGATGTGATCAGGAGAACTGTATATGTCTCTGATATCGACCAACAG gTTACTGAGGAGAACCTCGCAGGTGTCTTTATTAATTGTGGACAG GTTGTTGATTGTCGTGTATGCGGTGACCCAAATTCTGTCCTTCGTTTTGCTTTCATTGAGTTCACCAATGAAG AGGGAGCTAGGGCTGCTTTGAGCATGTCAGGTACTGTGCTTGGTTTTTACCCTCTTAAGGTTCTTCCTTCCAAAACCGCTATTGCCCCTGTTAACCCAACTTTCCTTCCAAGA tCTGAGGATGAGCGTGAGATGTGTGTGAGGACTGTTTACTGTACCAACATTGACAAGCGG ATCACTCAGATTGACTTGAAAGGCTTCTTTGAAATGTTTTGTGGGGAG gTTCATCGTCTGAGGCTTGGAGACTATCATCACCAAACCCGTATTGCTTTTGTTGAGTTTGCGCTG GCGGAAAGTGCAATTGCTGCTCTTCACTGCAGTGGTATGTTCTTGGGGGCACTCCCACTAAG GGTAAGCCCATCAAAGACACCAGTAAGGCCGCACTTTCCCCGCGCTTAG